In Pseudoliparis swirei isolate HS2019 ecotype Mariana Trench chromosome 9, NWPU_hadal_v1, whole genome shotgun sequence, a genomic segment contains:
- the LOC130199949 gene encoding specifically androgen-regulated gene protein isoform X2 — MEHLSPEERACLMYLEEMIDGLEVQEDSGLSNDESDPPFQAGRGANDVSSLRSDASGEDETSQFGSRAFFPEDRAEHRAPNPTSASPMSAMTQPKPPAPDFKKHPLASQLCVSQNGDGHLQIVPIVGLCPGPSDEASAIDVIQPPSDFMDEPDLPLPPTISDEPAAAAAVDLEQLRQRALVKRNTVSSSLTPNHPNPPRKRSLPVLGSDLPMSAPPEALRSPPAVYPKPKKLPANIILKSHKGTVTISEDNSGHSVPTLSERLSLDPQRVHVEALRKLGLLNADADSGPALSPILSLKPRKSWTGPLSPIGPRSPHTLTFTPPHPSAYRPPPASPTASPSATSSARAVLPAPPDFGDSDNKPPADADASERPRTPTTLVHHLMSPKVAGVKSATLERSGLGLSDYMASQDSTDAAASILLHRNRARPASLGNQNEFASAVREGPPGDRVASRLPEIRRSLPAQSGGSPKLPRSQGISVLICPRAENGGERREALKKLGLLRD, encoded by the exons ATGGAGCACTTATCTCCAGAAGAAAGGGCGTGCCTCATGTATTTGGAGGAGATGATCGATGGGCTGGAGGTGCAGGAGGACAGCGGATTGTCCAACGATGAGTCAGATCCTCCGTTCCAGGCGGGCAGGGGAGCAAATG ACGTTTCCAGTTTAAGGTCTGATGCGTCCGGAGAAGATGAGACATCCCAGTTTGGATCCAGAGCGTTCTTCCCCGAAGACCGAGCGGAGCATCGCGCTCCGAATCCGACCTCGGCATCACCGATGAGCGCGATGACTCAACCCAAACCGCCCGCTccggattttaaaaaacacccgTTAGCTTCTCAGTTGTGTGTATCCCAAAACGGAGACGGCCACCTTCAGATCGTCCCGATCGTCGGTCTTTGTCCCGGCCCGTCCGACGAGGCCTCTGCGATCGACGTGATCCAGCCTCCCTCGGACTTCATGGATGAGCCGGACCTTCCGCTGCCTCCGACAATATCCGATGagcccgcagcagcagcagctgtggaCTTGGAGCAGCTACGCCAGAGAGCCCTTGTGAAGAGAAACACCGTGAGCTCATCTCTGACCCCGAATCATCCGAACCCGCCTCGAAAACGGAGTCTTCCGGTCCTCGGCTCGGATCTCCCGATGAGCGCTCCTCCCGAAGCGCTCCGTAGTCCGCCCGCCGTGTACCCTAAGCCCAAGAAGCTTCCCGCCAACATCATTCTGAAGTCGCACAAGGGGACGGTGACCATCTCCGAAGACAACTCTGGACATTCGGTGCCCACTCTCAGTGAGCGGCTCTCGCTGGACCCCCAGAGGGTCCACGTCGAGGCCCTCAGAAAGCTCGGCCTGCTGAATGCAGACGCAGATTCAGGACCCGCCCTGAGCCCCATCCTTTCTCTCAAACCCAGGAAGTCATGGACCGGTCCTCTTTCTCCAATCGGCCCGAGGTCGCCGCACACGCTGACCTTCACGCCGCCGCACCCCTCCGCCTACAGACCCCCTCCTGCCTCCCCCACGGCGTCACCGTCCGCTACCTCCTCGGCTCGGGCGGTCCTGCCGGCACCTCCTGATTTCGGTGACTCGGATAATAAACCGCCCGCCGATGCAGACGCCTCAGAGCGCCCTCGCACCCCTACCACCCTGGTCCATCATCTAATGTCACCAAAGGTCGCCGGTGTCAAATCGGCCACCCTGGAGCGCTCCGGTCTGGGTCTAAGCGACTACATGGCGAGCCAAGACTCCACCGACGCCGCCGCTTCCATCCTGCTGCATCGGAATAGGGCGCGCCCGGCTTCTCTGGGGAACCAGAATGAGTTTGCGAGCGCGGTGCGAGAGGGTCCGCCGGGGGACCGAGTCGCCAGCAGACTGCCCGAGATCCGGAGGTCCCTGCCGGCCCAATCCGGAGGCTCTCCGAAGCTGCCCCGATCGCAAGGGATCAGCGTCCTGATCTGCCCGCGTGCAGAAAACGGAGGAGAGCGCCGCGAGGCCCTGAAGAAGCTGGGGCTGCTCAGGGACTGA
- the LOC130199949 gene encoding specifically androgen-regulated gene protein isoform X1, translating into MPKSDTWPGGVAMQSASNLDSAGSCDSVISANSGYSQDSMEHLSPEERACLMYLEEMIDGLEVQEDSGLSNDESDPPFQAGRGANDVSSLRSDASGEDETSQFGSRAFFPEDRAEHRAPNPTSASPMSAMTQPKPPAPDFKKHPLASQLCVSQNGDGHLQIVPIVGLCPGPSDEASAIDVIQPPSDFMDEPDLPLPPTISDEPAAAAAVDLEQLRQRALVKRNTVSSSLTPNHPNPPRKRSLPVLGSDLPMSAPPEALRSPPAVYPKPKKLPANIILKSHKGTVTISEDNSGHSVPTLSERLSLDPQRVHVEALRKLGLLNADADSGPALSPILSLKPRKSWTGPLSPIGPRSPHTLTFTPPHPSAYRPPPASPTASPSATSSARAVLPAPPDFGDSDNKPPADADASERPRTPTTLVHHLMSPKVAGVKSATLERSGLGLSDYMASQDSTDAAASILLHRNRARPASLGNQNEFASAVREGPPGDRVASRLPEIRRSLPAQSGGSPKLPRSQGISVLICPRAENGGERREALKKLGLLRD; encoded by the exons ATGCCGAAGAGCGACACGTGGCCAGGCGGCGTTGCCATGCAATCCGCGAGCAATCTGGACAGCGCCGGGAGCTGCGACAGTGTGATCAGCGCCAACTCCGGCTAC AGTCAAGACAGCATGGAGCACTTATCTCCAGAAGAAAGGGCGTGCCTCATGTATTTGGAGGAGATGATCGATGGGCTGGAGGTGCAGGAGGACAGCGGATTGTCCAACGATGAGTCAGATCCTCCGTTCCAGGCGGGCAGGGGAGCAAATG ACGTTTCCAGTTTAAGGTCTGATGCGTCCGGAGAAGATGAGACATCCCAGTTTGGATCCAGAGCGTTCTTCCCCGAAGACCGAGCGGAGCATCGCGCTCCGAATCCGACCTCGGCATCACCGATGAGCGCGATGACTCAACCCAAACCGCCCGCTccggattttaaaaaacacccgTTAGCTTCTCAGTTGTGTGTATCCCAAAACGGAGACGGCCACCTTCAGATCGTCCCGATCGTCGGTCTTTGTCCCGGCCCGTCCGACGAGGCCTCTGCGATCGACGTGATCCAGCCTCCCTCGGACTTCATGGATGAGCCGGACCTTCCGCTGCCTCCGACAATATCCGATGagcccgcagcagcagcagctgtggaCTTGGAGCAGCTACGCCAGAGAGCCCTTGTGAAGAGAAACACCGTGAGCTCATCTCTGACCCCGAATCATCCGAACCCGCCTCGAAAACGGAGTCTTCCGGTCCTCGGCTCGGATCTCCCGATGAGCGCTCCTCCCGAAGCGCTCCGTAGTCCGCCCGCCGTGTACCCTAAGCCCAAGAAGCTTCCCGCCAACATCATTCTGAAGTCGCACAAGGGGACGGTGACCATCTCCGAAGACAACTCTGGACATTCGGTGCCCACTCTCAGTGAGCGGCTCTCGCTGGACCCCCAGAGGGTCCACGTCGAGGCCCTCAGAAAGCTCGGCCTGCTGAATGCAGACGCAGATTCAGGACCCGCCCTGAGCCCCATCCTTTCTCTCAAACCCAGGAAGTCATGGACCGGTCCTCTTTCTCCAATCGGCCCGAGGTCGCCGCACACGCTGACCTTCACGCCGCCGCACCCCTCCGCCTACAGACCCCCTCCTGCCTCCCCCACGGCGTCACCGTCCGCTACCTCCTCGGCTCGGGCGGTCCTGCCGGCACCTCCTGATTTCGGTGACTCGGATAATAAACCGCCCGCCGATGCAGACGCCTCAGAGCGCCCTCGCACCCCTACCACCCTGGTCCATCATCTAATGTCACCAAAGGTCGCCGGTGTCAAATCGGCCACCCTGGAGCGCTCCGGTCTGGGTCTAAGCGACTACATGGCGAGCCAAGACTCCACCGACGCCGCCGCTTCCATCCTGCTGCATCGGAATAGGGCGCGCCCGGCTTCTCTGGGGAACCAGAATGAGTTTGCGAGCGCGGTGCGAGAGGGTCCGCCGGGGGACCGAGTCGCCAGCAGACTGCCCGAGATCCGGAGGTCCCTGCCGGCCCAATCCGGAGGCTCTCCGAAGCTGCCCCGATCGCAAGGGATCAGCGTCCTGATCTGCCCGCGTGCAGAAAACGGAGGAGAGCGCCGCGAGGCCCTGAAGAAGCTGGGGCTGCTCAGGGACTGA